One Leptolyngbya sp. 'hensonii' genomic region harbors:
- the gatC gene encoding Asp-tRNA(Asn)/Glu-tRNA(Gln) amidotransferase subunit GatC, which produces MMIDRDQVRKVAHLARLELTPTEEEEFTTQLSRILEYFQQLSELDTRDVPPTTRAIERSNVTRPDDLKPYPDREALLNSAPDRADDFFKVPKIMEGGD; this is translated from the coding sequence ATGATGATCGATCGTGACCAAGTCCGTAAAGTCGCCCATCTCGCCCGCCTGGAACTTACCCCCACAGAAGAAGAGGAATTTACAACCCAGTTGAGTCGCATTCTGGAATACTTCCAGCAGCTCAGCGAACTAGATACCCGTGACGTGCCACCCACCACCCGGGCGATCGAGAGGAGCAATGTGACACGCCCCGATGATCTGAAGCCCTATCCCGATCGGGAAGCGTTGCTGAACTCGGCTCCGGACCGGGCGGATGATTTTTTCAAAGTTCCCAAAATTATGGAAGGCGGCGATTAA
- a CDS encoding photosystem I assembly protein Ycf3 yields MPRSQRNDNFIDKSFTVMADLILKLLPANKQAKEAFAYYRDGMSAQAEGEYAEALENYNEALKLEEDPLDRSYILYNMGLIYASNGEHERALELYHESLELNSRMPQALNNVAVIYHYQGEREKETGNAEAAEELFDKAADYWKRAIRVAPNNYIEAQNWLKNTGRSKMDVYF; encoded by the coding sequence ATGCCCAGATCTCAACGCAACGATAACTTCATTGATAAAAGCTTTACGGTGATGGCAGATCTGATTCTTAAGTTACTGCCTGCCAATAAACAAGCCAAGGAAGCTTTTGCCTACTACCGGGATGGCATGTCAGCCCAAGCTGAAGGAGAATATGCCGAAGCCCTGGAAAACTACAATGAGGCCCTGAAGCTGGAAGAAGATCCCTTAGATCGCAGCTATATCCTTTACAACATGGGCCTAATTTATGCCAGCAACGGAGAGCATGAAAGAGCCCTGGAACTCTATCATGAATCTCTAGAGCTGAATTCTCGCATGCCCCAGGCCCTCAACAATGTGGCTGTGATCTATCATTACCAGGGGGAACGGGAGAAAGAAACCGGTAACGCTGAAGCAGCGGAAGAATTGTTTGACAAAGCTGCCGACTACTGGAAACGGGCTATCCGCGTTGCTCCCAATAACTATATCGAAGCCCAAAACTGGCTCAAAAATACTGGCCGTTCCAAAATGGATGTTTATTTTTAA
- a CDS encoding Gldg family protein: MKLLLKYRKYLTVLFWLGPCLLVMGGSAGLVAGSWGAIPIGLMLGGGTIVTLWLVLQTMASPQFWGRRSTLAGTNAIVATLALLVILGLVNSLAVRFPMRVDLTESKVFTLAPQSIQVLQRLKRPVKVVVFGSEPDPRVRALLEEYDRQDRANRFSFTFVNPQAQPQMAAEFELNEQANEGVYLQSGARKQFVQSLRMEPLSEGRLTNQMEQIATDTTTKVYFLQGHGEAQPQPGQGGYSQAAALLAEKNLTVELLNLAQQPQVPREAAVVVVAGPSQPLQTGEVKALEAYLDRGGSLLLLLDPKANVKLDPLLKTWGVILDDRLAVNASRQQAAGFGPAASVINQYGDHPITKAFRNSFSIYPFARPLELTPVPEVQQIPLLITGEQTWAESDLKNPKLELNPQAGDRPGPLLLGVALSRPASVLVPSPQQTATPAPTPRPGSTPVPAGALPWNVTADRGPTQAPEARIVVIGNSSFAADGLFGQYVNGDLFLNAVSWLSKRDDPVLSISPKDVKNRRIVLTWGQTSLLYLLVLGVLPLLGFSTAAIVWWQRR, encoded by the coding sequence ATGAAACTCCTGCTGAAGTACCGAAAATACCTGACTGTTCTCTTCTGGCTAGGTCCCTGTTTGCTGGTGATGGGAGGCTCGGCAGGATTAGTGGCTGGTAGTTGGGGAGCGATTCCGATCGGGCTGATGCTGGGGGGAGGGACGATCGTGACCCTCTGGCTGGTACTGCAAACAATGGCCTCGCCGCAATTCTGGGGTCGTCGTTCCACTCTGGCAGGGACGAATGCGATCGTCGCCACTCTGGCACTTCTGGTGATTCTGGGGCTGGTGAATAGCCTGGCAGTCAGGTTTCCGATGCGGGTAGACCTGACAGAGAGCAAGGTTTTCACCCTAGCCCCCCAATCAATTCAGGTCCTGCAGCGGCTGAAACGCCCGGTCAAGGTGGTCGTCTTCGGATCAGAACCCGATCCCAGGGTCCGGGCTTTGCTGGAAGAATACGATCGGCAGGACAGGGCAAACCGCTTCAGCTTCACATTCGTCAATCCTCAAGCCCAGCCCCAGATGGCAGCCGAGTTTGAACTGAATGAGCAAGCGAATGAAGGGGTCTACCTACAATCGGGGGCGCGAAAGCAATTTGTCCAGAGCCTCCGCATGGAACCCCTGTCTGAAGGTCGGTTAACCAATCAGATGGAGCAGATTGCCACCGATACCACCACCAAAGTCTATTTTCTACAGGGCCATGGGGAGGCCCAACCCCAACCGGGCCAAGGGGGGTATTCCCAGGCGGCTGCCCTGTTAGCAGAAAAAAACCTGACCGTTGAACTCCTGAACCTGGCACAACAACCTCAGGTGCCCAGGGAAGCCGCAGTGGTCGTCGTGGCAGGCCCATCCCAGCCCCTGCAAACGGGAGAGGTAAAAGCTCTAGAGGCTTATCTGGATCGGGGGGGTAGCCTGCTCCTGTTGTTGGACCCCAAAGCCAATGTCAAACTCGACCCTTTGCTCAAAACCTGGGGCGTGATCCTGGACGATCGGCTGGCCGTAAACGCCTCGCGCCAGCAGGCAGCCGGGTTTGGTCCAGCGGCCTCGGTGATTAACCAGTATGGGGATCACCCCATTACCAAAGCCTTCCGTAATAGTTTCTCAATTTACCCCTTTGCCCGTCCCCTAGAACTGACGCCAGTACCAGAGGTACAACAAATTCCTCTGCTGATTACGGGAGAACAAACCTGGGCGGAAAGCGACTTGAAAAATCCCAAACTAGAGTTGAATCCTCAGGCAGGCGATCGGCCCGGTCCCCTACTGCTGGGCGTGGCTTTGAGCCGTCCAGCTAGCGTCCTGGTTCCATCTCCACAACAGACGGCTACCCCTGCCCCAACGCCCCGGCCAGGAAGCACTCCAGTCCCAGCCGGGGCGTTACCCTGGAACGTCACTGCCGATCGGGGACCTACCCAAGCCCCCGAAGCCCGCATAGTGGTGATTGGCAATTCCAGCTTCGCCGCCGATGGCCTGTTTGGCCAATATGTGAATGGCGATCTGTTTCTTAATGCCGTAAGCTGGCTGAGCAAACGGGATGACCCAGTGCTTTCGATCAGTCCCAAGGACGTGAAGAACCGCCGCATTGTCCTAACCTGGGGCCAGACCAGCCTGTTATACCTGCTGGTGCTGGGGGTCTTGCCCCTGTTGGGGTTTAGCACTGCCGCGATCGTCTGGTGGCAGCGGCGCTAG
- a CDS encoding U32 family peptidase gives MTERIRPVKPEVMSPAGYWPQLQAAIEAGADAVYFGLHHFTARAKVGFSLEELPAVMRTLHQRGVKGYITFNTLVFDAELEAAARTLATIATADVDAVIVQDVGIAQLVRQIAPDLPVHGSTQMSITSAEGVWLAQQFGVSRVVLARELSLKDIRTIRTQTDCDLEIFVHGALCVSYSGQCFSSEAWGGRSANRGQCAQACRLPYDLLVDGQKQPLGDARYLLSPGDLYALHQVPEIIQSGISTLKIEGRYKDADYVALTTRAYRQAVDEAWAGLPLSLSRQEELQLEQVYSRGLGPYFVTGTNHQAVVGGRSPRHRGVLMGRVLRVAADRVTIAPSPMPPEMGLKAGDGVVFDAADWRSPGLAEEGGRLYQVIPVAKASLELRFANGAINFARIRSGDWVWRTHDPNLDQVVRPFVAAKTPVARQPVQVRVVAQTGEPLKLWWELINQPQIQVVVQSPEPLMPAQNRSLTPEFLQEQLGRLGNTPYELTRVELEMQGQPFAASSLLNQLRRQAIEQLIDQQSQNRTRWVNHPSATLEAVLAQIQRQDTISSDEYHLHLLVRTPEQLEAALAERPASITLDYLELYGLRPDVERVRSAEITVRVASPRILKPNEQRILRFLLSLDCALLVRSGGLLQALQSEAHPPLIGDFSLNAANVLSAATFLELGLDQITPTHDLNAAQVKTLAHYLGPDRLEVIAYQHLPVFHTEHCVFCRFLSEGSSYKDCGHPCEQHRVALRDSQGRTHPVMADVGCRNTVFGAEAQEASRHLDSWRNAGLRHFRLEFAHETAEQVSQISRVFRETLQGQRSSADLTRRLQRLAPQGTTQGSLYIPSKALDEYSFGQKAEDHSNGAIAEFRQAF, from the coding sequence ATGACAGAAAGAATTCGCCCGGTGAAGCCGGAAGTGATGAGTCCGGCGGGCTATTGGCCCCAGTTACAGGCCGCGATCGAAGCGGGTGCGGATGCAGTTTATTTTGGGCTGCATCACTTTACAGCCAGGGCCAAGGTGGGGTTCTCCCTGGAGGAGTTGCCAGCGGTGATGCGAACCTTGCACCAGCGAGGCGTCAAAGGCTATATCACCTTCAACACCCTGGTCTTTGATGCGGAACTGGAGGCTGCAGCAAGAACCCTGGCGACGATCGCGACAGCAGATGTGGATGCAGTGATTGTGCAGGATGTGGGGATTGCTCAACTGGTGCGACAAATTGCTCCGGACCTACCGGTGCATGGCAGTACCCAGATGAGTATCACCAGTGCTGAAGGGGTGTGGCTGGCCCAACAGTTTGGGGTGAGTCGAGTGGTGCTGGCCCGGGAATTGTCTCTGAAGGACATTCGCACCATTCGCACCCAGACGGACTGTGACCTGGAGATCTTTGTCCATGGGGCATTATGCGTCTCTTATTCCGGACAATGCTTCTCCTCAGAGGCCTGGGGCGGACGCAGTGCCAACCGGGGCCAATGTGCCCAGGCCTGTCGCCTGCCCTATGATCTCTTGGTGGATGGGCAGAAGCAACCTTTGGGAGATGCCCGCTATCTGCTGTCTCCAGGTGATTTGTATGCCCTGCATCAGGTTCCGGAGATCATCCAAAGTGGGATTTCTACCTTAAAAATTGAAGGTCGCTACAAGGATGCGGATTATGTGGCCCTGACAACACGGGCTTATCGGCAGGCGGTAGATGAAGCCTGGGCAGGATTGCCGTTGAGTTTGAGCCGTCAGGAAGAATTGCAACTGGAGCAGGTGTACTCCAGAGGGTTGGGTCCCTACTTTGTGACCGGAACCAATCATCAGGCAGTGGTGGGGGGGCGATCGCCCCGTCACCGGGGTGTCCTGATGGGCCGGGTGCTGCGGGTTGCTGCCGATAGGGTGACGATCGCTCCGTCACCGATGCCACCAGAGATGGGGCTGAAGGCCGGGGATGGGGTCGTGTTCGATGCAGCGGACTGGCGCAGCCCGGGACTGGCGGAGGAAGGGGGACGGCTTTATCAGGTGATTCCGGTAGCCAAGGCCAGTCTGGAACTGCGGTTTGCCAACGGGGCGATCAACTTTGCCCGGATTCGTTCGGGGGATTGGGTCTGGCGCACCCATGATCCGAATCTGGATCAGGTGGTGCGACCCTTTGTGGCCGCTAAAACCCCTGTAGCTAGACAACCCGTACAGGTGCGGGTGGTGGCCCAGACCGGGGAACCCTTGAAGTTATGGTGGGAGCTGATTAACCAGCCCCAGATCCAGGTGGTGGTGCAATCTCCAGAACCCTTGATGCCTGCCCAAAATCGGTCCCTCACTCCGGAGTTCCTGCAGGAGCAACTGGGTCGCCTGGGCAATACTCCCTATGAACTGACCAGGGTGGAACTGGAGATGCAGGGCCAGCCTTTTGCCGCCAGTTCTCTGTTGAACCAGTTGCGACGGCAAGCGATCGAGCAATTGATCGATCAACAGAGTCAGAACCGAACCAGATGGGTCAATCACCCTTCCGCTACCCTGGAAGCTGTCCTGGCCCAGATTCAGCGACAGGACACAATCTCGTCCGATGAATACCATCTGCACCTGCTCGTCCGTACTCCGGAGCAGTTAGAGGCAGCCCTGGCAGAGCGGCCCGCCAGCATCACCCTGGATTACCTGGAACTGTATGGCCTGCGTCCAGATGTGGAGCGGGTTCGATCTGCCGAGATTACGGTTCGGGTGGCCAGTCCCCGGATTCTCAAGCCTAATGAGCAGCGGATCCTGCGGTTTCTGCTCAGCCTGGATTGCGCCCTTCTGGTGCGATCGGGCGGTCTGCTTCAGGCGCTGCAATCAGAAGCCCATCCTCCCCTGATCGGGGATTTCAGTCTGAATGCCGCTAATGTTCTCTCGGCAGCTACCTTCCTGGAACTGGGTTTGGACCAGATTACTCCCACTCACGATCTGAATGCCGCCCAGGTGAAGACCCTGGCCCATTACCTCGGTCCGGACCGACTGGAAGTGATTGCCTATCAGCACCTGCCGGTGTTTCATACCGAACATTGTGTCTTTTGTCGCTTCCTGTCCGAGGGCAGCAGTTATAAGGATTGCGGTCATCCCTGTGAACAGCATCGGGTGGCCCTGCGGGATAGTCAGGGACGAACCCATCCAGTGATGGCGGATGTGGGCTGCCGCAACACCGTGTTTGGAGCGGAAGCGCAAGAGGCCAGTCGGCATCTGGATTCCTGGCGGAATGCGGGACTGCGTCATTTCCGCCTAGAGTTTGCCCATGAGACAGCAGAGCAGGTGAGCCAGATCAGCCGGGTGTTCCGGGAAACCCTGCAGGGACAGCGATCGTCCGCTGACCTGACCCGTCGCCTGCAACGTCTCGCCCCCCAGGGCACGACCCAGGGCAGCCTTTACATCCCCTCAAAGGCGCTGGATGAATATAGCTTTGGCCAGAAGGCTGAGGACCATTCCAACGGGGCAATTGCCGAGTTTAGGCAGGCTTTCTGA
- a CDS encoding DUF4340 domain-containing protein, protein MKLQNTTIALLVMAVLLSGGFYWADRQNRPPTAQDTPQPQDTLIFTFQEDQIQSFQIQRGERVLSFAKGKTTRANTWYMEKPQAGAADEASIAYLLNLLATGKTQTTLTVPTARLAEFGLNQPLATITVSLSTPKTHRLILGKPDFSGKFLYAQADPPTHKVSEWSVLLVPIEFASAVDRPLAEWRSPE, encoded by the coding sequence ATGAAACTTCAAAACACCACGATCGCATTGCTGGTTATGGCGGTGCTTTTGAGCGGCGGGTTCTACTGGGCGGACAGGCAGAATCGGCCCCCTACTGCCCAAGACACCCCCCAGCCCCAAGACACCCTGATCTTTACATTTCAGGAAGATCAGATCCAGTCGTTCCAGATCCAGAGGGGCGAGCGTGTTCTGTCCTTCGCCAAAGGAAAGACAACCCGTGCAAACACTTGGTACATGGAAAAACCCCAGGCAGGAGCAGCAGATGAAGCCTCGATCGCCTATCTGCTCAATCTTCTAGCTACAGGCAAGACCCAGACAACCCTGACAGTCCCAACAGCTCGCCTCGCAGAATTTGGCCTCAACCAACCCCTGGCCACTATCACGGTCAGCCTTAGCACCCCAAAGACCCACCGCCTGATTCTGGGCAAGCCCGACTTCAGTGGCAAGTTTCTCTATGCTCAGGCCGATCCACCCACCCATAAAGTCTCGGAATGGTCTGTGTTGCTGGTCCCGATTGAATTTGCCAGTGCGGTCGATCGCCCCTTGGCCGAATGGAGATCACCTGAATAA